The DNA region GTCCGACCGCGGCGATCTCGGGGTGGGTGTAGGCGACGCTGGGGATGGCGTTGTAGTCGACGTGGCCGTGGCCGGTGGCGATGATTTCGGCGCAGGCGACCCCTTCTTCCTCCGCCTTGTGGGCCAGCATCGGGCCACGGATGACGTCGCCGATGGCGTAGACGTTCTCGACGCTGGTGCGGAAGTGGTCGTCGACCTCGATGCGGCCGCGGTCGTCGGTCGCCAGGCCGATGGCTTCGAGGTTGAGCCCCGCGGTGGTGGCCATCCGGCCGGCGGCGACCAGCACGCGGTCGCACTCGATGGGCTCCGCGCCCTCGATCTCGACGGTGCACGTGTTCTTTTTCACCGAGACGCCGGTCACCTTGGTCCCGAGCTGGAACGAGAGCCCCTGCTTCTTGAACAGCTTCTGCGCCTCGGCGGCCACCTCGGCGTCGGTGCCGGGGAGGATGCGGTCGAGGTACTCCAGCACGGTCACCTTGGCGCCGAGCCGGCTCCAGACGGCGCCCAGTTCGAGGCCGATGTACCCCGCGCCGATCACTACCAGGTGCTTGGGGACCTCGGGGTAGGAGAGCGCCTCGGTGCTGGTGCCGATGCGGTCGCCGTCTGTCTCTACGCCGCGCAGCTTTGAGGGGACGCTGCCGGTGGCGATCAGGATGTGTGTGGCCTGGAGCTTGGTCCGCTTGCCATCGGCGTCTTCGACATCCACCCGGCCGGGGCCGGCAAAGCTGCCCGTGCCAAGATAGCGGGTGATCTTGTTCTTCTTGAGAAGGCCATCGATCCCTTTGGTCAGCGCATCGACCACGCCGTCCTTGCGCTTAAGCATCGCTTCGAGGTCGAGCGACAGCTTACCCACCTTGATGCCGTGCTTGCTAAAGCCGCCGGCCGCCTCGGCGTAGATCTCGCTCGATTCCAAGAGCGCCTTGCTGGGGATGCACC from Pirellulimonas nuda includes:
- the lpdA gene encoding dihydrolipoyl dehydrogenase; this encodes MQQHDLIVIGAGPGGYVAAIRATQLGMDVACIEKEPKLGGTCLRVGCIPSKALLESSEIYAEAAGGFSKHGIKVGKLSLDLEAMLKRKDGVVDALTKGIDGLLKKNKITRYLGTGSFAGPGRVDVEDADGKRTKLQATHILIATGSVPSKLRGVETDGDRIGTSTEALSYPEVPKHLVVIGAGYIGLELGAVWSRLGAKVTVLEYLDRILPGTDAEVAAEAQKLFKKQGLSFQLGTKVTGVSVKKNTCTVEIEGAEPIECDRVLVAAGRMATTAGLNLEAIGLATDDRGRIEVDDHFRTSVENVYAIGDVIRGPMLAHKAEEEGVACAEIIATGHGHVDYNAIPSVAYTHPEIAAVGQTEEQLKEAGIAYKKGVFHFRGNGRARALNQTDGFVKVLSDAETDRLLGVHIIGPRAGDLIAEAATAMTFHASAEDLARACHAHPTLSEVLKEAALAVDGRALHA